A single Struthio camelus isolate bStrCam1 unplaced genomic scaffold, bStrCam1.hap1 HAP1_SCAFFOLD_110, whole genome shotgun sequence DNA region contains:
- the RUVBL2 gene encoding ruvB-like 2 isoform X1, whose product MATATTKVPEVRDVTRIERIGAHSHIRGLGLDDALEPRQVSQGMVGQLAARRAAGVILEMIKEGKIAGRAVLIAGQPGTGKTAIAMGMAQALGPDTPFTAIAGSEIFSLEMSRTEALTQAFRRSIGVRIKEETEIIEGEVVEIQIDRPATGTGAKVGKLTLKTTEMETIYDLGTKMIESLTREKVQAGDVITIDKATGKITKLGRSFTRARDYDAMGSQTKFVQCPDGELQKRKEVVHTVSLHEIDVINSRTQGFLALFSGDTGEIKTEVREQINAKVAEWREEGKAEVIPGVLFIDEVHMLDIECFSFLNRALESDMAPVLIMATNRGITRIRGTNYQSPHGLPIDLLDRLLIISTAPYSDKETKQILKIRCEEEDVEMTEDAYSVLTRIGLETSLRYAIQLITAASLVARKRKGAEVQVEDIKRVYSLFLDESRSTQYMKEYQEAFLFNELKGESMETP is encoded by the exons aTGGCAACGGcg acGACGAAGGTGCCCGAGGTGCGGGATGTGACGCGGATCGAGCGCATCg gcgCCCACTCCCACATCCGCGGCCTGGGCCTGGACGAcgcgctggagccccggcag gTGTCGCAGGGCATGGTGGGGCAGCTGGcggcgcgccgggcggccggcgtcATCCTGGAGATGATCAAGGAGGGGAAGATCGCGGGCCGAGCCGTGCTCATCGCCGGGCAGCCCGGCACCGGCAAGACCGCCATCGCCATGG gcatGGCGCAGGCGCTGGGCCCCGACACCCCCTTCACGGCCATCGCGGGCAGCGAGATCTTCTCGCTGGAGATGAGCCGCACCGAGGCCCTCACCCAGGCCTTCCGGCGCTCCATCGGCGTCCGCATCAA GGAGGAGACGGAGATCATCGAGGGCGAAGTGGTGGAGATCCAGATCGACCGGCCGGCCACCGGCACC GGCGCCAAGGTGGGGAAGCTGACGCTGAAGACGACGGAGATGGAGACCATCTACGACCTGGGCACCAAGATGATCGAGTCGCTGACGCGCGAGAAGGTCCAGGCGGG ggaCGTCATCACCATCGACAAGGCCACGGGCAAGATCACCAAGCTGGGCCGCTCCTTCACCCGGGCGCGCGACTACGACGCCATGGGCTCCCAG acCAAGTTCGTGCAGTGCCCCGACGGCGAGCTGCAGAAGCGCAAGGAGGTGGTGCACACCGTCTCGCTGCACGAGATCGACGTCATCAACAGCCGCACGCAGGGCTTCCTCGCCCTGTTCTCCG gcgaCACGGGCGAGATCAAGACGGAGGTGCGGGAGCAGATCAACGCCAAAGTGGCCGAGTGGCGGGAGGAAGGCAAAGCCGAGGTCATCCCGGGG GTGCTCTTCATCGACGAGGTGCACATGCTGGACATCGAGTGCTTCTCCTTCCTCAACCGGGCGCTGGAGAGCGACATGGCGCCCGTCCTCATCATGGCCACCAACCGCGGCATCACCCG GATTCGGGGTACCAACTACCAGAGCCCCCACGGGCTGCCCATCGACctgctcgaccggctcctcatcATCTCCACGGCGCCCTACAGCGACAAGGAGACCAAGCAGATCCTCAAGATCCG GTGCGAGGAGGAGGACGTGGAGATGACGGAAGACGCCTACTCGGTGCTGACCCGCATCGGGCTGGAGACGTCGCTGCGCTACGCCATCCAGCTCATCACCGCCGCCAGCCTGGTGGCCCGCAAGCGCAAG ggggcggaGGTGCAGGTGGAGGACATCAAGCGGGTTTACTCGCTCTTCCTGGACGAGTCGCGCTCGACGCAGTACATGAAGGAGTACCAGGAGGCGTTCCTCTTCAACGAGCTCA AAGGCGAGAGCATGGAGACGCCGTGA
- the RUVBL2 gene encoding ruvB-like 2 isoform X2 produces the protein MATATTKVPEVRDVTRIERIGAHSHIRGLGLDDALEPRQVSQGMVGQLAARRAAGVILEMIKEGKIAGRAVLIAGQPGTGKTAIAMGMAQALGPDTPFTAIAGSEIFSLEMSRTEALTQAFRRSIGVRIKEETEIIEGEVVEIQIDRPATGTGAKVGKLTLKTTEMETIYDLGTKMIESLTREKVQAGDVITIDKATGKITKLGRSFTRARDYDAMGSQTKFVQCPDGELQKRKEVVHTVSLHEIDVINSRTQGFLALFSGDTGEIKTEVREQINAKVAEWREEGKAEVIPGVLFIDEVHMLDIECFSFLNRALESDMAPVLIMATNRGITRIRGTNYQSPHGLPIDLLDRLLIISTAPYSDKETKQILKIRCEEEDVEMTEDAYSVLTRIGLETSLRYAIQLITAASLVARKRKVEDIKRVYSLFLDESRSTQYMKEYQEAFLFNELKGESMETP, from the exons aTGGCAACGGcg acGACGAAGGTGCCCGAGGTGCGGGATGTGACGCGGATCGAGCGCATCg gcgCCCACTCCCACATCCGCGGCCTGGGCCTGGACGAcgcgctggagccccggcag gTGTCGCAGGGCATGGTGGGGCAGCTGGcggcgcgccgggcggccggcgtcATCCTGGAGATGATCAAGGAGGGGAAGATCGCGGGCCGAGCCGTGCTCATCGCCGGGCAGCCCGGCACCGGCAAGACCGCCATCGCCATGG gcatGGCGCAGGCGCTGGGCCCCGACACCCCCTTCACGGCCATCGCGGGCAGCGAGATCTTCTCGCTGGAGATGAGCCGCACCGAGGCCCTCACCCAGGCCTTCCGGCGCTCCATCGGCGTCCGCATCAA GGAGGAGACGGAGATCATCGAGGGCGAAGTGGTGGAGATCCAGATCGACCGGCCGGCCACCGGCACC GGCGCCAAGGTGGGGAAGCTGACGCTGAAGACGACGGAGATGGAGACCATCTACGACCTGGGCACCAAGATGATCGAGTCGCTGACGCGCGAGAAGGTCCAGGCGGG ggaCGTCATCACCATCGACAAGGCCACGGGCAAGATCACCAAGCTGGGCCGCTCCTTCACCCGGGCGCGCGACTACGACGCCATGGGCTCCCAG acCAAGTTCGTGCAGTGCCCCGACGGCGAGCTGCAGAAGCGCAAGGAGGTGGTGCACACCGTCTCGCTGCACGAGATCGACGTCATCAACAGCCGCACGCAGGGCTTCCTCGCCCTGTTCTCCG gcgaCACGGGCGAGATCAAGACGGAGGTGCGGGAGCAGATCAACGCCAAAGTGGCCGAGTGGCGGGAGGAAGGCAAAGCCGAGGTCATCCCGGGG GTGCTCTTCATCGACGAGGTGCACATGCTGGACATCGAGTGCTTCTCCTTCCTCAACCGGGCGCTGGAGAGCGACATGGCGCCCGTCCTCATCATGGCCACCAACCGCGGCATCACCCG GATTCGGGGTACCAACTACCAGAGCCCCCACGGGCTGCCCATCGACctgctcgaccggctcctcatcATCTCCACGGCGCCCTACAGCGACAAGGAGACCAAGCAGATCCTCAAGATCCG GTGCGAGGAGGAGGACGTGGAGATGACGGAAGACGCCTACTCGGTGCTGACCCGCATCGGGCTGGAGACGTCGCTGCGCTACGCCATCCAGCTCATCACCGCCGCCAGCCTGGTGGCCCGCAAGCGCAAG GTGGAGGACATCAAGCGGGTTTACTCGCTCTTCCTGGACGAGTCGCGCTCGACGCAGTACATGAAGGAGTACCAGGAGGCGTTCCTCTTCAACGAGCTCA AAGGCGAGAGCATGGAGACGCCGTGA